From Sphingobium sp. RAC03, a single genomic window includes:
- a CDS encoding protein-L-isoaspartate O-methyltransferase family protein, with protein MTEQKHSSMRAAMVESQLRTSDVNDPRVIAAMAKVPREDYVPAHRRAMTYIDRAIPLDGGRAINPPLATGRLLTEAQVVPGDKVLLIGAATGYCAALLAEMGAQVVAVEEEGGPESVGAAVTRGPLSAGAVDGAPYDLLVIDGAVEEVPATLVQQLVDGGRVVTGLVERGVTRLCSGRVVGGVLGLSSIADLEMVVLPGFATPEQFVF; from the coding sequence GTGACCGAGCAGAAACATTCTTCGATGCGGGCCGCCATGGTCGAAAGCCAGTTGCGCACCAGCGACGTCAACGACCCGCGCGTAATCGCGGCGATGGCGAAGGTGCCGCGCGAGGATTATGTGCCCGCGCATCGCCGCGCCATGACCTATATCGACCGCGCCATTCCGCTGGACGGCGGACGGGCGATCAACCCGCCGCTGGCCACCGGCCGCTTATTAACCGAGGCGCAGGTCGTGCCGGGTGACAAGGTGCTGCTGATCGGGGCGGCGACCGGCTATTGCGCCGCGCTGCTGGCCGAAATGGGCGCGCAGGTGGTTGCGGTCGAGGAAGAGGGTGGGCCTGAGAGCGTTGGCGCTGCGGTTACGCGCGGGCCGCTGAGTGCCGGGGCGGTCGATGGCGCACCCTATGACCTTCTGGTCATAGATGGCGCGGTAGAGGAAGTGCCCGCGACGCTCGTTCAGCAGCTTGTCGATGGCGGACGGGTGGTGACCGGCCTGGTCGAGCGTGGCGTGACGCGCTTGTGCAGCGGCCGCGTGGTCGGCGGCGTGCTGGGGCTGTCCAGCATCGCCGACCTGGAAATGGTGGTGCTGCCGGGTTTTGCCACGCCGGAACAGTTTGTTTTTTGA
- a CDS encoding NnrU family protein, with amino-acid sequence MVLIAATAFVGTHFILSHPLRAPLVARMGEKVFLGLYSLVAAVTLIWMIVAYRAAPVTPMLWPVGDALWAIATVIMLVASILLLGSLVGNPAMPNPDGPIMVPAEAKGVFAITRHPMMWAFALWGLAHILVYPVAANIIVSVAIILLSLVGAALQDRKKEVLTPAAWQHWESRTSYWPFAAILAGRARFGRFGMHALAGGLVVWLAATWAHMPLAGWPAGIWRWLG; translated from the coding sequence ATGGTCCTGATCGCAGCGACGGCCTTCGTCGGTACGCATTTCATATTGTCTCATCCCTTGCGTGCGCCGCTGGTGGCGCGGATGGGGGAGAAGGTTTTTCTCGGCCTCTATTCGCTGGTCGCGGCGGTCACGCTGATCTGGATGATCGTCGCCTATCGCGCCGCGCCGGTCACGCCGATGCTGTGGCCGGTCGGCGATGCACTGTGGGCGATCGCGACCGTCATCATGCTCGTCGCCTCGATCCTGCTGCTGGGGTCATTGGTTGGCAATCCAGCCATGCCCAACCCGGACGGGCCGATCATGGTCCCGGCGGAGGCGAAGGGCGTGTTCGCCATCACCCGTCATCCGATGATGTGGGCCTTTGCGCTGTGGGGACTGGCGCATATATTGGTCTATCCCGTCGCGGCGAATATCATCGTGTCGGTAGCAATCATCCTCCTGTCGCTGGTCGGTGCCGCTTTGCAGGACCGCAAGAAGGAAGTGCTGACCCCTGCGGCCTGGCAGCATTGGGAATCGCGGACGAGCTATTGGCCCTTTGCCGCGATCTTGGCTGGGCGCGCACGGTTCGGACGGTTCGGGATGCATGCGCTGGCGGGCGGGCTGGTCGTCTGGTTGGCGGCGACCTGGGCGCATATGCCGCTCGCGGGCTGGCCTGCGGGCATATGGCGCTGGTTGGGCTGA
- a CDS encoding DUF2497 domain-containing protein — protein sequence MGDMSKEPSMEEILSSIKRIIAEEGEEAAQAAPRRVRADAVRPVAAPAPVDLDSDEILELTEEVGVEDAMPAPKAASPKPAKPTAAASTPGAETILSVESEVAARHSLSALSSMLVAPQDGGDNTLDGLVRSLLKPMLKEWLDARLPALVEEMVAKEIARITAR from the coding sequence ATGGGCGATATGAGCAAAGAACCCTCGATGGAGGAGATACTCTCGTCCATCAAGCGCATCATCGCCGAGGAAGGCGAGGAAGCGGCGCAGGCTGCCCCCCGCCGGGTTCGTGCCGATGCGGTGCGCCCCGTCGCAGCGCCTGCGCCCGTCGATCTGGACAGTGATGAAATATTGGAACTGACCGAAGAGGTCGGTGTGGAGGACGCCATGCCTGCCCCCAAAGCCGCGTCGCCCAAGCCCGCCAAGCCAACCGCTGCGGCTTCCACGCCGGGCGCTGAGACGATATTGTCGGTCGAAAGCGAAGTGGCCGCGCGCCACTCGCTCTCCGCTTTGTCCTCCATGCTGGTCGCGCCGCAGGACGGTGGGGACAATACGCTCGACGGGCTGGTGCGCTCGCTGCTTAAGCCCATGCTGAAGGAATGGCTGGACGCCCGGCTGCCGGCCTTGGTCGAAGAGATGGTGGCCAAGGAGATTGCGCGGATTACCGCGCGCTGA
- a CDS encoding valine--tRNA ligase, producing MTELPKTFDPAAIETRWYAHWEEKGLFRPERPDAQPYTIVNPPPNVTGSLHIGHALDNTLQDIMIRYERLRGKDALWVVGTDHAGIATQMVVERQMNAKGEKRTDYSRDEFIAKVWDWKQESGGTITGQLRRLGCSMDWSREQFTMDPHFSKAVVKVFVELHQRGLLYRDKRLVNWDPHFRSAISDLEVETKETQGGFWRFKYPLADGVRLADGADHIVVATTRPETMLADMAVAVHPDDPRYRSVIGKEILQPITGRRLRIVGDDYADPELGSGAVKITPGHDFNDFEVGKRAGIAAGQMLNMFDADAKVVQTADGLVPEAFLGLDRFEARKAVVEAMKPGFLVPHVTRNKEGEEVAADFEPRVIQTPFGDRSGVVIEPWLTDQWYVDAAKLAVAPMQAVRDGRIEIVPKTWEKTFFNWMENIQPWCVSRQLWWGHRIPAWFGPHLNNHAIMPGSRDLILVAETEEEMLKQARQIYDADVEIVVVNSWEEACQYEFQSRRAVIYRDEDVLDTWFSSALWPFGTLGWPEGATEKPLPFRGGVGVGPSDQGAPMGQSPTPDPSPEGEGSNSLVSRHYPNDLLISGFDILFFWDARMAMQGMEFMGDVPWRKLYLHGLVRAADGQKMSKSKGNVVDPLGLIDKFGADALRFFMAAMESQGRDVKMDEKRVEGYRNFATKLWNAARFLQSNGVTASTSHEAPAAQLPVNRWIIAETVATVQAIDSALADLRFDAAANAIYHFVWDQFCDWYIELTKGGMDDETRAVAGWAFDQILVMLHPFMPFITEELWHLTGARANELIVAQWPQALAAVDSEAQAEIDWLIRLVSAIRTARTELNVPPGAKLPVVVSDGSEETHRRLDRQGAALARLGRIASLTFGEAPTGGAAQIVVDEATFILPLEGVIDIAAEKARLAKALAAAQKERDALGGRLSNPSFVEKAKPEAVAKAREDHGEKTAEAERLQAALDRLG from the coding sequence ATGACCGAACTGCCCAAAACATTCGACCCCGCCGCAATCGAAACCCGCTGGTACGCCCATTGGGAAGAAAAAGGCCTGTTCCGCCCCGAACGGCCGGATGCGCAGCCCTATACGATCGTCAATCCGCCGCCCAATGTGACTGGCAGCCTGCATATCGGCCACGCGCTCGACAATACGTTGCAGGACATCATGATCCGCTACGAGCGGCTGCGCGGCAAGGATGCTTTGTGGGTGGTCGGCACCGACCATGCAGGCATCGCGACGCAGATGGTGGTCGAGCGGCAGATGAATGCGAAGGGCGAGAAGCGCACCGATTATAGCCGCGACGAATTCATCGCCAAGGTCTGGGACTGGAAGCAGGAAAGCGGCGGCACCATCACTGGCCAGCTGCGGCGGCTGGGCTGTTCGATGGACTGGAGCCGCGAACAATTCACCATGGACCCGCATTTCAGCAAGGCCGTGGTCAAGGTGTTCGTGGAACTGCACCAGCGCGGCCTGCTCTATCGCGACAAGCGGCTGGTGAACTGGGATCCGCATTTCCGGTCGGCCATTTCGGATCTTGAGGTGGAGACGAAGGAGACGCAGGGCGGCTTCTGGCGGTTCAAATATCCGCTGGCCGATGGCGTTCGCCTGGCCGACGGGGCGGACCATATCGTCGTCGCGACGACGCGGCCCGAAACGATGCTGGCCGACATGGCGGTCGCGGTCCATCCCGACGATCCGCGCTATCGGAGCGTGATCGGCAAGGAGATTCTCCAGCCGATCACCGGGCGGCGCTTGCGGATCGTCGGCGATGACTATGCTGATCCTGAACTGGGGTCTGGCGCGGTCAAGATCACGCCGGGGCATGATTTCAACGATTTCGAGGTCGGCAAGCGCGCAGGGATCGCGGCGGGCCAGATGCTCAACATGTTCGATGCGGATGCGAAGGTGGTGCAGACCGCTGACGGTCTGGTGCCGGAGGCGTTTCTAGGGCTGGATCGGTTCGAGGCGCGCAAGGCAGTGGTCGAGGCGATGAAGCCGGGTTTCTTGGTGCCGCATGTTACCAGGAACAAGGAAGGCGAGGAAGTCGCCGCCGACTTCGAGCCGCGCGTGATCCAGACGCCGTTCGGGGATCGCTCCGGCGTGGTAATCGAACCCTGGCTGACCGACCAATGGTATGTCGATGCCGCCAAACTGGCCGTCGCGCCAATGCAGGCGGTGCGAGACGGGCGGATCGAGATCGTGCCCAAGACGTGGGAAAAGACCTTCTTCAACTGGATGGAGAATATCCAGCCCTGGTGTGTGAGCCGTCAGCTTTGGTGGGGGCATCGGATTCCGGCTTGGTTTGGTCCGCATCTGAACAATCATGCGATTATGCCTGGCTCGCGTGATTTGATCTTGGTTGCAGAGACCGAAGAGGAAATGCTCAAGCAAGCGCGGCAGATATATGATGCTGATGTCGAGATCGTTGTCGTTAATTCTTGGGAAGAGGCTTGCCAGTACGAGTTTCAATCGCGACGCGCCGTGATTTATCGGGATGAAGACGTCCTCGACACCTGGTTCTCCTCGGCGCTGTGGCCGTTCGGGACGCTGGGCTGGCCGGAAGGCGCAACAGAAAAGCCCCTCCCCTTCAGGGGAGGGGTTGGGGTGGGGCCGAGCGATCAGGGGGCACCTATGGGGCAAAGCCCCACCCCCGACCCCTCCCCTGAAGGGGAGGGGAGCAACTCGCTAGTATCCCGCCACTACCCCAACGACCTCCTCATTTCCGGTTTCGACATCCTGTTCTTCTGGGACGCGCGGATGGCGATGCAGGGGATGGAGTTCATGGGTGACGTGCCATGGCGCAAACTCTATCTCCACGGCCTCGTCCGGGCGGCGGACGGGCAGAAAATGTCCAAGTCCAAGGGCAATGTCGTCGATCCGCTCGGCCTGATCGACAAGTTCGGGGCCGATGCGCTGCGCTTCTTCATGGCGGCGATGGAGAGCCAGGGCCGCGACGTGAAGATGGATGAGAAGCGGGTCGAGGGCTATCGCAACTTCGCGACCAAGCTGTGGAACGCCGCACGCTTCCTGCAGTCGAACGGCGTGACGGCGTCCACCAGTCATGAGGCACCCGCCGCGCAATTGCCGGTCAACCGCTGGATCATCGCCGAGACGGTCGCGACCGTGCAGGCGATCGACAGCGCGCTCGCCGACCTGCGCTTCGACGCGGCGGCAAACGCCATCTATCATTTCGTGTGGGACCAGTTTTGCGACTGGTATATCGAACTGACCAAAGGCGGGATGGACGACGAGACGCGCGCGGTCGCGGGCTGGGCGTTCGATCAGATATTGGTGATGCTGCACCCCTTCATGCCCTTCATCACCGAAGAGTTATGGCACCTGACCGGCGCGCGCGCGAACGAACTGATCGTTGCGCAATGGCCGCAGGCGCTGGCGGCGGTGGACAGCGAAGCGCAGGCGGAGATCGACTGGTTGATCCGGCTGGTGAGCGCCATCCGTACCGCGCGGACCGAACTCAACGTGCCGCCGGGCGCGAAGCTGCCGGTGGTGGTGAGCGACGGGTCGGAGGAGACGCATCGTCGCCTCGATCGGCAGGGTGCGGCGCTGGCGCGGCTGGGTCGCATCGCGAGCCTGACCTTTGGCGAAGCGCCGACGGGCGGCGCGGCGCAGATCGTAGTGGACGAAGCGACCTTCATCCTGCCGCTGGAAGGCGTAATCGACATCGCTGCGGAAAAGGCGCGGCTCGCCAAGGCGCTGGCCGCGGCACAGAAGGAGCGCGATGCGCTGGGCGGGCGCTTGTCCAACCCCAGTTTCGTCGAGAAGGCCAAGCCCGAAGCGGTCGCCAAGGCGCGCGAGGACCATGGCGAGAAGACCGCCGAGGCGGAACGGTTGCAGGCGGCCCTCGACCGGCTGGGGTAG
- a CDS encoding ATP-binding protein has protein sequence MTHMPGAHHFTPTATHTSLAMAQSMGMVFQIAGSSSKILIDPQRLALLGQDMDPCTAMAGQVGSQVKMRVGTVWLVASVRAMMLDQASQSIVADIDFLGEGDEEKLTGRIFHFRRGVTRYPTPGTEIFPVSSKDMQQIYAADDRPHVQIGTVYPTTDTRAALYVDQMLGKHFALLGSTGTGKSTSAALILHRICDLSPQGHIVMIDPHGEYGAAFSSNGAVFDISNLALPYWLMNFAEHCEVFVTSSGSERTVDCDILAKCLLAARSKNRLAEQIGRLTVDSPIPYLLSDLTNILQNEMGKLDKGTGSLPYMRIKTKIDEIKADPRYSFMFSGMLVADTMQDFIAKIFRLPSDGKPISIIDVSAMPSDITSTVVSVLSRLVFDYAIWARDEPQRPILLVCEEAHRYIPNSTSGNGQAVRKILERIAKEGRKYGVSLGLITQRPSDLAEGVLSQCGTIIAMRLNNDRDQAFVKAAMPEGARGFLDSIPALRNREAIICGEGVAVPIRVALDNLEEHRRPASGDPSFTQLWRQSGDEQAILDRTITRWRNQGR, from the coding sequence ATGACCCATATGCCGGGTGCGCATCACTTCACGCCGACAGCGACGCATACGTCCCTGGCCATGGCCCAATCGATGGGCATGGTATTCCAGATCGCCGGGTCCAGTTCCAAGATCCTGATCGATCCACAGCGTCTCGCCCTATTGGGGCAGGACATGGACCCTTGCACCGCGATGGCGGGCCAGGTCGGCAGCCAGGTCAAGATGCGCGTCGGCACGGTCTGGCTGGTTGCCAGCGTGCGCGCCATGATGCTGGACCAGGCGAGCCAGAGCATCGTCGCCGACATCGACTTTCTGGGCGAAGGCGATGAGGAGAAACTGACCGGTCGCATCTTTCACTTCCGGCGCGGCGTCACCCGCTATCCAACACCCGGCACCGAGATTTTCCCGGTGTCGAGCAAGGATATGCAGCAGATCTACGCCGCCGATGACCGGCCGCATGTCCAGATCGGCACCGTCTATCCCACGACCGACACGCGCGCCGCGCTCTATGTCGATCAGATGCTGGGCAAGCATTTCGCGCTGCTTGGCTCCACCGGCACCGGCAAATCGACCAGCGCCGCTCTGATCCTGCACCGCATCTGCGACCTGTCGCCGCAGGGGCATATCGTGATGATCGACCCCCATGGCGAATATGGCGCGGCCTTCAGCAGCAATGGCGCGGTATTCGACATCAGCAATCTGGCGCTGCCCTATTGGCTGATGAATTTCGCGGAACATTGCGAGGTGTTCGTCACCTCCTCCGGCTCCGAACGCACGGTCGATTGCGACATTCTCGCCAAATGCCTGCTCGCGGCGCGCTCGAAAAATAGGCTTGCCGAACAGATTGGTCGCCTGACCGTCGATTCGCCGATCCCCTATCTGCTCTCTGACCTGACCAACATTCTCCAGAATGAGATGGGCAAGCTCGACAAGGGCACCGGGTCGCTGCCCTATATGCGGATCAAGACCAAGATCGACGAGATCAAGGCCGACCCGCGCTACAGCTTCATGTTTTCAGGGATGCTGGTCGCCGATACGATGCAGGACTTCATCGCGAAGATTTTTCGCCTGCCATCGGACGGCAAGCCGATTTCGATCATCGACGTGTCGGCCATGCCATCGGACATCACATCGACCGTGGTGTCGGTGCTGTCCCGGCTGGTGTTCGACTATGCCATCTGGGCGCGCGACGAACCGCAGCGGCCGATCCTGCTCGTGTGCGAAGAAGCGCATCGCTATATTCCCAATTCGACCAGCGGTAACGGTCAGGCGGTGCGCAAAATATTGGAGCGGATCGCCAAGGAAGGCCGCAAATATGGCGTATCGCTGGGCCTCATCACCCAGCGCCCGTCGGACCTGGCCGAAGGCGTGCTGTCGCAATGCGGCACCATCATCGCCATGCGGCTCAACAACGACCGCGATCAGGCCTTCGTCAAAGCCGCCATGCCCGAAGGCGCGCGCGGTTTCCTCGATTCGATCCCCGCGCTGCGCAACCGCGAGGCGATCATCTGCGGCGAAGGCGTCGCCGTGCCGATCCGCGTCGCGCTCGACAATCTGGAAGAACATCGCCGCCCCGCGTCCGGCGACCCCAGCTTCACCCAATTGTGGCGGCAGTCGGGCGATGAGCAGGCCATCCTCGACCGCACCATCACCCGCTGGCGCAACCAGGGGCGGTAA
- a CDS encoding TonB-dependent receptor plug domain-containing protein yields the protein MAACPAVFATQAHAAEDAARPDANEAIIVTGLKPDEGQNRVSQGGALGAKALLDTPYSVTVIDADDIARRQANSIGQIFANDPSVFSSAPSGSTNWWGTQIRGLGVRNYYIDDVPLLLYWGGDFLLEPIESVTALKGLTGFMYGFGAPGGVISYQTKRPAAKCLTRGVVSAPIRSCAGSRSARAVATAKRKTRLAKARRRLAVSKRPRRSCFCSS from the coding sequence ATGGCGGCCTGTCCTGCCGTTTTTGCAACGCAAGCCCATGCGGCCGAAGATGCGGCACGTCCCGATGCGAATGAGGCGATCATCGTGACCGGCCTAAAGCCGGACGAGGGCCAGAACAGGGTCAGCCAGGGCGGTGCTCTGGGTGCGAAAGCTTTGCTGGATACCCCCTATTCGGTAACGGTAATCGACGCGGATGACATCGCCCGACGGCAAGCCAACAGCATTGGGCAGATCTTTGCCAACGATCCGTCCGTCTTTTCTTCCGCGCCGTCAGGATCGACCAACTGGTGGGGCACCCAGATCAGGGGGCTGGGCGTGCGCAACTATTATATCGATGATGTGCCGTTGCTGCTGTATTGGGGCGGCGACTTTCTGCTGGAGCCGATCGAAAGCGTTACGGCGCTGAAGGGCCTTACCGGCTTTATGTACGGCTTTGGCGCGCCGGGCGGCGTGATCAGCTACCAGACCAAGAGGCCGGCGGCGAAGTGCTTGACTCGCGGTGTGGTCAGTGCGCCGATCAGGAGTTGCGCCGGATCACGTTCGGCACGCGCCGTTGCAACTGCAAAGCGGAAAACACGGCTGGCAAAGGCGCGCAGGAGATTGGCGGTTTCCAAGCGGCCACGCCGTTCATGCTTCTGCAGTTCATGA
- a CDS encoding TolC family outer membrane protein yields MTAKRPSFGRVTATALLLLSTSLSGQAMAETLQGALAKAYASNPTLTGARAGQRATDENVPIQKAAGRPGAEVTGSYSESILKPTISFTSPQRTVNAQAQLNVPLYAGGAVRNGVKAAKVRVEAGQANLRGTEASIFSQVVAAYMDVIRDSAIVSLNLANVRVLEVNLQATNDRFEVGDLTRTDVAQSQSRLALAQSDLQTAQANLITSRENYIALVGSAPDDLAPPPALPGLPATPQSAVQVALADNPDIIAAEKSRDAARYDVKVAKAGNLPTLSAFTQAGYTNYLDTLENGTVGGGSQINKQAQAGVQLSIPLYQGGRVAAQVRQRQAQLSQTMEQEIETERSVISQTRAAYASWQASLQTIESSQKAVDASSLSLEGVRAENSVGSRTILDILDAEQEALNARVQLVTARRNAYVAGFSLLAAMGHAEADDLGLEGGALYDPMVNYDRVKGKWFDWDYGTTPTPAATRTVDSVPQNANVNPETAQRP; encoded by the coding sequence ATGACAGCAAAGCGACCATCATTTGGGCGGGTCACCGCTACAGCCTTGCTGTTATTGTCCACCAGCCTGTCGGGGCAGGCCATGGCCGAAACCCTGCAGGGTGCGCTGGCCAAGGCCTATGCCTCGAATCCCACGCTGACCGGCGCGCGCGCCGGGCAGCGGGCGACGGATGAGAATGTGCCGATTCAAAAGGCGGCGGGGCGTCCCGGTGCCGAAGTGACCGGCAGCTATTCCGAAAGCATCCTCAAGCCCACCATCAGTTTCACCTCGCCCCAGCGGACGGTGAATGCGCAGGCGCAACTCAACGTGCCGCTCTATGCCGGGGGTGCCGTGCGCAACGGCGTCAAGGCGGCCAAGGTCCGGGTCGAAGCCGGGCAGGCGAACCTGCGCGGCACCGAAGCGAGCATTTTTTCGCAGGTCGTCGCCGCCTATATGGATGTGATCCGCGATAGCGCGATCGTGTCGCTGAACCTCGCCAATGTGCGCGTGCTGGAGGTCAATCTTCAAGCGACCAATGATCGCTTCGAAGTTGGCGACCTGACCCGTACTGACGTGGCGCAGTCGCAATCGCGGCTGGCGCTGGCGCAATCGGATTTGCAGACGGCGCAGGCCAATCTCATCACCAGCCGGGAAAATTATATCGCGCTGGTCGGCAGCGCGCCGGACGATCTGGCACCGCCCCCGGCGCTGCCCGGCCTGCCTGCCACGCCGCAATCCGCCGTGCAGGTCGCGCTGGCCGACAATCCCGACATCATCGCGGCGGAAAAATCCCGCGACGCGGCCCGTTATGATGTGAAGGTGGCGAAGGCCGGCAATCTGCCGACGTTATCGGCCTTTACCCAAGCAGGTTACACCAACTATCTCGATACGCTGGAAAATGGCACGGTCGGCGGTGGATCGCAGATCAACAAGCAGGCCCAGGCCGGGGTGCAGCTGAGCATTCCGCTCTATCAGGGCGGCCGAGTGGCGGCGCAGGTGCGACAGCGGCAGGCGCAACTGTCGCAGACGATGGAGCAGGAGATCGAGACGGAGCGCAGCGTGATCTCCCAAACCCGCGCAGCCTATGCCAGCTGGCAGGCGTCGCTCCAGACGATCGAATCGAGCCAGAAGGCCGTTGACGCGTCCAGCCTGTCGCTGGAAGGCGTGCGCGCGGAAAATTCGGTCGGCAGCCGCACCATTCTCGACATCCTCGATGCCGAACAGGAAGCGCTCAACGCCCGTGTCCAGCTCGTGACGGCGCGGCGCAATGCCTATGTCGCAGGGTTCAGCCTGCTGGCGGCCATGGGCCATGCCGAAGCGGATGATCTGGGTCTGGAAGGTGGCGCGCTCTATGACCCGATGGTCAATTATGACCGGGTGAAGGGCAAATGGTTCGACTGGGACTATGGCACCACGCCTACGCCCGCCGCGACACGCACCGTTGACAGCGTGCCACAAAACGCCAATGTGAATCCCGAAACGGCACAGCGGCCCTGA
- a CDS encoding MATE family efflux transporter, producing the protein MAAGKTGAKDLTQGPIASTLMLFAMPTLASNILQSLNGSINAIWVGRFLGPEALAATANANIIMFLMFSVVFGFGMASTVMIGQAMGRRDIDAARRAFGSAVGFCMGLALVVSTLGWVGAPALLRLLSTPVEAYAMALVYLRVIFIAMPATLLSVMIMMGLRGVGDARTPLIFMIVSVAVDLILNPVLILGLGPFPAMGIAGSATATAVAGFVSLIGIIAYTYAKDLPLRLRGLELAYLRPAAEQMRVLLGKGLPMGLQMIVMSASGLVMIGLVNREGLQVTAAYGASQQLWTYLQMPAMAMGGAVSAMAAQNIGAGRWDRISRITGYGIGYQLLITGTMVAVMLTFHEALLGLFLGDNDAVIAEAWHMQLRVSWSFIAFGCTMILFGVMRANGVVIKPLIILIFTLFAVRIGFYYLAYPRIGADALWFSFPAGSFVSLLLAYLVYAQGGWRKAKLLVPVHEEECRESVNSDAEPAGRIAPTG; encoded by the coding sequence ATGGCGGCAGGCAAGACGGGCGCAAAAGACCTGACGCAAGGGCCGATCGCGTCCACGCTGATGCTGTTCGCGATGCCCACCTTGGCGTCGAACATCCTCCAGTCGCTCAATGGATCGATCAACGCCATCTGGGTCGGGCGTTTTCTGGGGCCGGAGGCGCTGGCGGCGACCGCCAATGCCAATATCATCATGTTCCTCATGTTCTCGGTCGTCTTTGGCTTCGGCATGGCGTCCACAGTGATGATCGGTCAGGCCATGGGGCGGCGCGACATAGACGCGGCGCGCCGCGCCTTCGGGTCGGCAGTCGGTTTCTGCATGGGGCTGGCGCTTGTCGTATCGACCCTCGGCTGGGTGGGCGCGCCCGCGCTGCTGCGGCTGCTTTCGACCCCGGTCGAAGCCTATGCCATGGCACTGGTCTATCTGCGCGTCATCTTCATCGCGATGCCCGCAACCCTCTTGTCCGTCATGATCATGATGGGCCTACGCGGCGTGGGCGATGCGCGCACGCCGCTGATCTTCATGATCGTCAGCGTGGCGGTGGACCTGATATTGAACCCCGTGCTGATCCTGGGGCTGGGACCGTTCCCGGCCATGGGGATCGCGGGGTCGGCGACGGCGACCGCTGTGGCCGGTTTCGTCAGCCTGATCGGGATCATCGCCTATACCTATGCCAAAGATCTGCCGTTGCGGCTACGCGGATTGGAGCTGGCCTATCTGCGCCCGGCGGCCGAACAGATGCGCGTGCTGCTGGGCAAGGGGCTGCCAATGGGCCTCCAGATGATCGTCATGTCGGCATCGGGCCTGGTGATGATCGGCCTCGTCAACCGCGAAGGGCTGCAGGTGACGGCGGCCTATGGCGCGTCGCAGCAGCTATGGACCTATCTCCAGATGCCGGCGATGGCGATGGGCGGCGCGGTCAGCGCCATGGCGGCGCAGAATATCGGCGCGGGGCGGTGGGACCGGATCAGCCGCATTACCGGCTATGGCATCGGCTATCAGTTGCTGATCACCGGCACCATGGTCGCGGTGATGCTGACCTTCCACGAAGCGTTGCTGGGGCTGTTCCTGGGCGACAATGACGCCGTGATCGCCGAAGCATGGCACATGCAATTGCGGGTAAGCTGGAGCTTTATCGCCTTTGGCTGCACCATGATCCTGTTCGGCGTGATGCGCGCCAATGGCGTGGTGATAAAGCCGCTGATCATCCTGATCTTCACCCTGTTCGCGGTGCGGATCGGCTTCTATTATCTCGCTTACCCCCGGATCGGTGCCGATGCGCTGTGGTTCAGTTTTCCGGCTGGGTCGTTCGTCTCGCTGCTGCTCGCCTATCTGGTCTATGCCCAGGGCGGCTGGCGCAAGGCCAAGCTGCTGGTGCCGGTGCATGAAGAAGAATGCCGCGAGAGCGTGAACAGCGACGCCGAACCCGCTGGACGGATTGCGCCGACCGGATAA